Proteins found in one Quercus robur chromosome 2, dhQueRobu3.1, whole genome shotgun sequence genomic segment:
- the LOC126715749 gene encoding glutamate receptor 2.8-like isoform X1: MSMTMTNQKPLLSKFQSFLLLSLSLCGYEPLVMANELIPVGVVLDLKSPVGRVAERYMSMALSDFYAVNHNYSTRLSFLTKDSGNDIIAVASAALDLMKNEEVQAIIGPQWSAQAKFVIELGRKAQVPIISFSATSPSLSPSQNQFFIRTTQDDCVQVKAIANIVDTFGWREIVLIYEDTDYGNGLIPYLLDALQEIDTRVPYRSVIHPSSNNTEIIKELNKLKANHARIFLVHMTASLGSKLFVRAKEAAMMSEGYAWILTTGLSSLLDPMGSKLMDSMQGVLGIRPYIPPSKHLKDFERKWKRNLTSIKIKSKSTTSLNFFGLWAYDTVWALAIAVEKAGCIVHSSFLKQNASNNNVDLAALGIFEMGTRLRNTILTTKFLGLSGNFDLVKGQLEPSAFELFNVIGRTERIIGHWTRETNLTSNENLSKNQFSKDKLKHPIWPGDTPEQPTKLRIGVPVKEGFLDFVKVEWDPFIVSGFSIDVFEDVLRALPFHLPYMYIPYANETRQSNGTYDQLLGEISTLNYDAVVGDTTIVARRSLYVDFTLPYTESGVSMVVLMKDDESKNLWIFLKPLSINLWLTTGVAFMFTGLVIWTLEHRVNNDFRGPPEQQLGLIFWFSFSTLAFAHRERVVNNWSRFVLIIWIFLVLILTQSYTANLTSMLTVQRLQPTFVDVKEIIEKGYNVGYLKDSFVKGLLIDQLSFNESNLKAYATPEEYHEALSKGTYNDGVAAIFDEIPYIKLFLAKYCSRYSMVGPIYKTDGFGFAFRRGSPLVPYISRAILNVTQDKHKSLEYEKKYFSSQTTCEDQSTTISSHSPSLGLDSFGGLFIIAGIASLVSLLVYVFKFFYSYWPVLSDDNPADSCWSKLVKMAKHFDLKDLSSYTFKGEESKVHALASPDIFEPSPSIDDMQNHTRNSTEGSYDDGNLSSSSRHGDASMQDVPNST; the protein is encoded by the exons CACTAGATTTAATGAAGAATGAAGAAGTGCAGGCCATTATAGGACCTCAATGGTCAGCACAAGCTAAGTTTGTGATAGAACTTGGACGCAAAGCTCAGGTTCCCATCATTTCCTTTTCAGCCACAAGTCCTTCTCTTTCTCCATCCCAAAACCAGTTCTTCATACGAACAACTCAAGACGACTGCGTACAGGTTAAAGCCATAGCAAACATTGTTGATACTTTTGGTTGGCGGGAAATTGTCCTTATTTATGAAGACACAGATTATGGCAATGGTTTAATTCCATATTTGTTGGATGCTTTACAAGAGATTGACACTAGGGTGCCTTACAGAAGTGTCATTCATCCATCTTCTAATAATACCGAAATCATCAAAGAGCTTAACAAATTAAAGGCAAATCATGCAAGAATATTTCTTGTGCACATGACTGCTTCACTTGGCTCAAAGCTCTTTGTACGTGCAAAAGAAGCAGCTATGATGAGCGAAGGGTATGCATGGATCCTCACAACAGGTTTATCATCTTTGCTAGATCCTATGGGCTCAAAGCTTATGGACTCAATGCAAGGGGTATTGGGAATAAGGCCATACATACCACCGTCTAAACATCTAAaagattttgaaagaaaatggaagagaaaCTTAACCTCAATCAAAATAAAGAGCAAGAGTACTACTAGCTTAAACTTCTTTGGATTATGGGCATATGATACAGTTTGGGCATTAGCTATTGCAGTGGAGAAGGCTGGCTGCATAGTGCATTCTAGCTTCTTGAAGCAAAATGCTAGCAACAATAATGTCGATCTTGCAGCTCTAGGAATTTTTGAAATGGGTACAAGGCTTCGCAACACAATTCTAACTACTAAATTTCTAGGCCTTAGCGGAAATTTTGATTTGGTTAAGGGGCAGTTGGAGCCTTCAGCCTTTGAACTATTCAATGTGATAGGAAGAACAGAGAGGATTATTGGACATTGGACCCGAGAGACAAACTTAACTTCAAATGAGAATCTctcaaaaaatcaattttcaaagGACAAACTAAAACACCCTATTTGGCCAGGAGACACACCAGAGCAGCCGACAAAGTTAAGGATTGGGGTTCCAGTGAAAGAAGGTTTTCTAGATTTCGTGAAAGTGGAATGGGATCCTTTTATCGTATCTGGGTTCTCCATTGATGTGTTTGAGGATGTGCTTCGCGCATTACCCTTCCACCTTCCTTACATGTATATTCCTTACGCGAATGAAACGAGGCAAAGTAACGGGACATACGATCAACTTCTTGGGGAAATTAGTACTCTG AACTACGATGCAGTTGTTGGAGACACAACAATTGTAGCTAGGCGCTCGTTGTATGTTGATTTCACTTTACCTTATACAGAATCGGGTGTGTCGATGGTAGTTTTGATGAAAGATGATGAGAGCAAAAACTTGTGGATTTTCTTGAAGCCACTAAGCATTAATCTATGGTTAACAACTGGTGTAGCATTCATGTTTACAGGTTTGGTAATATGGACTCTTGAACACCGAGTAAATAATGATTTTAGAGGCCCTCCAGAGCAACAACTTGGCTTGATTTTCTGGTTCTCCTTCTCAACACTGGCCTTCGCTCATa GGGAGAGAGTGGTAAATAATTGGTCAAGATTTGTGTTGATCATATGGATTTTCTTGGTACTCATCTTGACTCAAAGTTATACAGCAAACTTAACCTCAATGTTAACTGTACAAAGATTGCAACCTACATTTGTTGATGTAAAAGAGATTATAGAGAAGGGTTATAATGTTGGATATCTAAAGGATTCCTTTGTTAAGGGGCTCCTAATAGATCAACTAAGTTTTAATGAGTCCAACTTAAAGGCGTATGCGACCCCAGAGGAGTATCATGAAGCACTGTCAAAGGGAACTTACAATGATGGGGTTGCAGCTATTTTTGACGAAATCCCCTATATTAAGCTCTTCCTTGCAAAGTATTGCTCTAGGTACTCCATGGTTGGGCCCATCTACAAAACTGATGGATTTGGCTTt GCCTTTCGAAGAGGATCTCCTTTGGTCCCTTACATTTCGAGGGCAATCTTGAATGTCACTCAGGATAAACATAAAAGCCTAGAATATGAGAAGAAGTACTTTTCAAGTCAAACTACCTGCGAAGATCAAAGTACTACAATCTCTTCACATAGTCCTAGTCTTGGTCTGGACAGCTTTGGGGGCCTCTTCATCATTGCAGGAATCGCTTCCTTGGTCTCACTCTTGGTTTATGTGTTTAAGTTCTTTTACTCATATTGGCCTGTTTTGAGTGACGACAATCCTGCTGACTCTTGTTGGTCCAAATTAGTTAAAATGGCAAAACATTTTGACCTGAAAGATCTCTCTTCATATACCTTTAAGGGAGAAGAATCGAAGGTACATGCTCTAGCAAGTCCTGACATTTTTGAACCTTCACCTAGTATTGATGATATGCAGAATCACACGAGGAATTCCACTGAAGGATCATATGACGACGGAAATCTTTCTTCAAGTTCAAGACATGGTGATGCATCTATGCAAGATGTGCCCAATTCAACATAG